One Brassica napus cultivar Da-Ae chromosome A1, Da-Ae, whole genome shotgun sequence genomic region harbors:
- the LOC111214464 gene encoding vacuolar protein sorting-associated protein 60.1-like, which yields MDAGINKRGESVEDKINKLDVELCKYREQIQKTRSGPVQQALKACAMRLLKQKKMYEGQRDMLYNQTFNLDQVSFAAERLKDAQQTVIYASSSAMSISVCEQFRVLVTIISRDATS from the exons ATGGATGCTGGT ATAAATAAAAGAGGAGAATCAGTGGAAGATAAGATTAACAAGCTTGATGTTGAGCTCTGCAAATACAGAGAGCAGATTCAAAAGACACGATCTGGTCCTGTTCAACAAGCTCTCAAAGCTTGTGCTATGAGGCTTCTCAAGCAGAAGAAAAT GTATGAAGGACAACGCGACATGCTTTATAATCAGACATTCAATCTTGATCAAGTCTCTTTCGCTGCTGAACGTCTCAAAGATGCTCAACAAACT GTCATATATGCAAGCTCGTCTGCCATGTCGATCTCCGTCTGTGAACAATTCAGAGTTTTGGTCACCATCATCAGCAGGGACGCAACTTCTTAA
- the LOC106427567 gene encoding putative pectinesterase 63 codes for MHVRQNGRGDFKTLTEAINSVPVGNKERVIIKLGHGEYKEKVTIDRNKPFITLYGNPNAMPVLTFDGMAVEYGTVDSATLIVLSDYFMAINIIVKEQALSMRISGNKAAFYNCKLYGYQDTICDDTGNHFFKDCYIEGTFDFIFGSGRSLYLSTQLNVVRDGLRVITAHAGKSTEEKSGYSFVHCKVTGTGTGIYLGRAWMSHPKVVYAYTDMSSVVNPSGWH; via the exons ATGCATGTGAGACAAAATGGAAGAGGCGATTTCAAGACATTAACCGAGGCGATAAATAGTGTACCCGTAGGGAACAAGGAACGCGTGATCATCAAGTTAGGTCACGGTGAATACAAAGAGAAGGTTACAATCGATAGAAACAAGCCTTTCATCACATTGTACGGTAATCCAAATGCAATGCCCGTGTTGACATTCGACGGTATGGCAGTCGAATACGGAACAGTCGATAGCGCAACTCTCATTGTCTTGTCCGACTACTTCATGGCCATAAACATCATTGTCAAG GAGCAAGCTTTATCTATGAGAATCTCTGGCAACAAAGCAGCTTTCTATAACTGTAAACTCTATGGTTATCAAGACACGATTTGTGACGACACTGGAAACCATTTCTTCAAAGACTGTTACATCGAAGGGACatttgatttcatctttggGAGCGGACGCTCTTTATACCTC AGTACGCAACTAAACGTTGTGAGAGATGGACTAAGAGTGATCACAGCTCATGCCGGAAAAAGCACGGAAGAGAAAAGCGGGTACTCATTCGTGCACTGCAAAGTTACAGGGACTGGAACTGGGATTTACTTGGGTCGAGCATGGATGAGCCACCCCAAGGTCGTTTACGCATACACTGACATGTCAAGTGTTGTTAACCCGTCTGGATGGCATTGA